A window of Bombina bombina isolate aBomBom1 chromosome 5, aBomBom1.pri, whole genome shotgun sequence genomic DNA:
AGCGGGAGTGCGCAACTGTATATAAACTGCCCTACATACACCATACATGATACATACAGGATATGTATTTGCTTCAAACTGAATATTTCACGCCAGATGCCCTCAGGCAAAACTTCATTATGACTCCCAACTGATTTGTATATTCAGTTGCTAATAGCTAACAGGGTCTAATAGGTTAACTCCCTTTACTTAAGAATTCAGTAAGAACAAACTCTGTAAGGCTTGTAAACTGCTCCCAGAACCCAGAGAGCTTCACATAATATTGACCACATATATATAGCACATAATACTGGCAGCGATTATATAGACCTCCATGATTGAACAGTCTGTATCACTTAGAGTTATACTTGACATTTCTCACAGCTTCAGTCCCTAAAACAATCCCCCTTACTAATGCTGTAAGTATAACATATTAGAAAATTGTTAACAAAAACATTGTTTTATAGGTAAAATTCCTGAAATATTGAGTGAGGGGTCAGTCGATACAACCACCAGATTAGTGCTGGTTAATGCCATTTACTTCAAAGGAGACTGGGCTGAGAAATTCAACACTGGGGAAACCAAAGAAATGCCATTTCATTTAAGTAAGGTAAATAAAGTGGCTTCGGACTTGCTTTTTTTACACTTATAAAGCTTTATTTCATAcatgaacatgtattgtgtttgttACAGAATGAACAGAAGCCAGTGAAGATGATGTATCAGATGAAGAAGTTTCCATTCACATACATACCAGAAATCAACTGTCGTATTTTGGAACTTCCATACGTAGGACATGAACTCAGTATGATTATCATGTTGCCAGATAGCATTAAAGATAACACCACTGGGCTACAACAGGTACTTACATAATACGACGGTTTATTTGCAATATTGATGTTAAGTATTTATTCTTCAAATAATTTAGCCAACTATAGATCTGAATTTCCTTAAAAAGTATAGTGTAAAACACAAAAATACTAAAGAGATGATAAAATAGATATTGAGTACAGGGAGCATTTTTCTATGAGGTACCTTCAAAAAGTATacctttgttttgttttacaaattGGTTTTACAAAATAATCTACATTTGTAGACATACCAAAATATAGGGAAATGCCATATAATAAACAGCATGTGAATAACtagtttttaattatttcaaatttagaAATTACATTCATTCCCTCACTTTGTACCACTTGTAGTAGGAATTAAGTATCCAAGGAAAAAATTAGATATCCTTTTAAACTACTCAAAATGGTCAATAATTCTCATGTCCAAACTCGCTTatcatatataaagaaaaaaataataataaaaaaaatatatatatatatatactgtgtatatatatatatatatatatatatatatatatatatatatatatatatatatatatatatattgtgacgggaacacttttaaccacggtcttctagggcacaaatgcagcacaggacaatccactgtagtttaaaaggctttatttttcacagcaataaaaaacaggcagttcattttcaaaagagggaaatccttcctctgcagcaaagttaagtacttttaaatgtgtcccagcacttcacagcattccacaagtgctttgtaaaaataatgtccttttacagttcacaggaacaaaagtcttttacacagtgtaacaaacacacacaccagcttctgtagctgtatatctctctctcaaggcctaagtgaggctgctatttaaaccctcacaacttctaattagccacacctgtgattagctgctggacagcttcacagctgtctgggataatcaaatacacactctttctccctggggttttaactgaaaggagaaatagcatgtacaatgcttggtcttaaatatcttccatttataaccaggccttgctttctgtcacatatcctcccccccagctcacacccagtgggttgagcgaccatggacatcaatgaatgtacccgagacaaaccatcagcattgccctgcaaaagaccggccctgtgctcaacagtaaaattgaagggttgcaagctaagaaaccacctagtaacccttgaatttgtttccttattctgactcatccatgtgagaggagcatgatctgttattaatttttaattttcttcccaacagatagtacctaagggtctctaaagcccacttaatggcaaggcattctttctccactaaagaatagttcttttcctgtgaaataagttttctgcttaggaaaaggacaggatgctcttctccctgacactcctgcgagagaactgctcctaaaccaacatcagaggcatctgtctgtacaataaaatctttagcgaaattgggggtaaccaaaactggatgggcacaaagggcatctttcaaatgcttaaaagcttgttctgcttctggggaccattttatcataattagggcccttgcttttgtgagatctgtcaagggtgccgcaattgtagtgaaattcgggataaaccttctataataactagttatcccaataaatgctcttacttgttttttagttagaggctgtggccagttctgtatggcctctacttttgttgtctgaggtttaactaatcctctaccaatagtataacccaagtacttagcttcctgtaaaccaacagtacattttgcaggattggcagttaacccagcggaccgtattgcatcaagtactgcttgaacttttggaagatgggattcccaatctgtactataaattataacatcatccaaatatgctgccgcataacgaacatggggtttcagaattctatccatcatcctctggaatgttgccggggccccatgtaaaccaaatggcaacaccatatactgaaataagccctctggggttgaaaaagctgtcttttcctttgcttgactagtgagaggcacctgccaataccctttcgttaaatcaattgtagtgagataacgtgcttttcctagcctttctattaactcatctactctaggcattgggtaggtgtcaaatttggaaacacaattaagcttacgaaagtcattacagaaccttaatgaaccatccggctttggaacaagcacgattggactgttccactcactttgtgattcctcaattaccccaagctttaacattttttctacctccagtttaatagcctttctacgagcctcagggaccctatagggtttaaggcagaccttcttccctggttctgttattatctcatgcttaataacattcgtttttcccggtaccacagaaaatacctctttgtttattctaataaaatccttgatctctcacttctgatgtacagatagggtttccgatatatttacctctggttcagtgacagggagttctgtaggttttaaggcaactaaaacttccctatctttccaaggttttaacagatttatatgatatatttgctcaggtttccttctccctggctgacttactttgtaattaacatcacccactttctcaattatctcatatgggccctgccaagtagccaagaatttattttcaactgtagggaccagaactaacaccctatccctaggttgaaacaccctggctctagcattacggttgtagctgtacttttgtgcttcctgtgcttttcccatatgttcccttacaatgggcatgacagcttccatacgatcctgcatttgggaaatatgttcaataatacttcgataaggtgttgtctcttgctcccaagtctctttaactatatctagtaatcccctgggatgccgcccatataacagttcaaatggggaaaaacctgtagaagcctggggaacctccctgatagagaacattaaatagggtaacagaaggtcccaatttctcccatctgtgtcaattacctttcttagcatacttttgagagttttgttaaacctttctactaaaccatcagtctgagggtgatatactgaggtccttagttgttttatgccaaacaacttacacaattcttttgtaaccctggacataaatggagttccttggtctgtcaaaatttccttaggtatcccgaccctgctaaacattagcatgagttcttttgctatagactttgcagagctgttacgaaggggcactgcctcaggatagcgtgtagcataatcaaggattaccagtatatactgatgtcctctagcagatttaaccagcggacccaccaagtgcatagcaattctttcaaaaggcacatcaattataggcaagggcactaaagggttacgaaaatctttagcaggagctgtaagttgacacttagggcatgaagcacaataatccttgatggctacaaatatccctggccaataaaaccttctaagaactctctctttggttttctcaactcccaaatgcccccctagaatgtggttatgtgcaagatttaatacagtgttcctaaaagtctggggcaccaaaagttgtttaacaatgtctgttcctttcttctctacacgatataccaaatcattaactgcttcaaaataaggatagggtaatacatttcctggctgtgtcacaacatcatttataaccctgatattatttcttgcctctaccaatgttggatcctcccattgggcttttttaaaattaccagggccaccaaccagatctatcaaatcatcaatattttccaagctagtacttggtacttcattactctgagaaggttgatcacctactaatacaggcatagggcaataaatcttatttttctccttttcaatggaacccccttcaaaatcagtttcagagaaaggaaatacataaatatcagaagtttgacatatttctggagattcccataactccagaaattttggaaaatctctccctatcaccacctcatgggctaaatttggtactacaccaacacaatattttaatttaccacactgagtctcaatctccacctcagctgtaggatattcccgtttatctccatgaacacagataattcccattttttccccataatctaatactgcatctggtactaaagatttagccactagtgtgaccatacttcctgaatcaagcaaagccctagacactttaccattaaccgtcacagtacaccaatgggaatcattattaacagagctgttgctattagacaatagtgaatgtgcaacattacagtccataaattaatctttatcacagtctctagcaatatgcccaacctcattacatttaaaacatcttacaggttggttatatttaaatgtttccttaattcctggggaaatgtctctggtgttttgcctatacacctgctgctctcttatcccctttatcccctgaacagtcttaccagttcttgtagagctctgggacttgggattgtggggctgatccattgaagattgttgcaaaacttctcctgaagctataaatctttcgaccaatacaatcaactgatccgctgtttgaggatctccttgattaacccaccgccgcagggaagcaggtaatccacgctgaaaccggtccatcaccagtagttccactattttggtagccgaattaacctctggttgcagccacttcctggcaaggtgtataaggtcgaacatctgggatcttgcagtattatgagatgaaaacatccaggaatggaatctttgtgcacggactgccgaagtcacccccaggcgtgcaaggatttctgctttcaatttctcatagtcactggcttgtgctggctctaaatcaaagtaggccttctgaggttcaccactaagaaatggcgcaagtatactcgcccactcaactgtcggccatttttctctttctgctgtgcgttcaaatgccaaaagatacgcctcaacatcatcagctgctgtcattttttgaagataatgactagcccttattactctggaaccttggctgccaccaacatattcagagttcagtctttctgatatggcttgaacctctcgttgcagagtctgtgtagcactttgctgctcctcccaggtcttcctgaatgtctcagcttgcacagcagccatctgttgtatcaacaattcagtgttctccttctgtgatttagccagcagcatagcactctctgactgggccaagaccaactgttgcagtgctgcactattttcagcagcttttctgttagtctcctgctgtatagcattagaatggatcaaagctttaatgacttcctccatgttgcttgcagattattatgcccacagacatacaacgtggttgcccggattctccaccaagtgtgacgggaacacttttaaccacggtcttctagggcacaaatgcagcacaggacaatccactgtagtttaaaaggctttatttttcacagcaataacaaacaggcagttcattttcaaaagagggaaatccttcctctgcagcaaagttaagtacttttaaatgtgtcctagcacttcacagcattccacaagtgctttgtaaaaataatgtccttttacagttcacaggaacaaaagtcttttacacagtgtaacaaacacacacaccagcttctgtagctgtatatctctctctctaggcctaagtgaggctgctatttaaaccctcacaacttctaattagccacacctgtgattagctgctggacagcttcacagctgtctgggataatcaaatacacactctttctccctggggttttaactgaaaggagaaatagcatgtacaatgcttggtcttaaatatcttccatttataaccaggccttgctttctgtcacaatatatatatatatatatatatatatatatatatatatatatatatatatatatatatatacaaatataaaatcctTGAACCAGAAAAaaatcctctatatatatatattctcaaaatgTTATCTATTTTTATACTTACCTAGTTCTTCCATATATTTTGACACCTGTAAGTATTTTAGTTGATAGTAACATGTTTTATGTGCCCTGACTTCAAAAATAACAATTAGGCTATGGGTTGCTGACAGGTGATCAATGTTATTATGATGATCTCATGTAAGTCCTAAGGATATGAAAATCCTTATCATGGAccaaattacaagtgaagtgcaagtaaaaagttagtgtgcatGCGAAagactcaagtgcgctaacttgaggacttcggatatcgtgacCGCGATAACTTCTACTCCCCATAGACTTCTTTGGGGTGCCAAAACAAAACTATTAGTTATCGCTAACCcaaacattcttatgttcttcacatagaaaaaaaatgttccttttatatatatatatatatatataatatatatatatatatatatatataaatatttattttaaaatgaaaaacactatttttttttctaagtgaagaacatgaattttagggggtagatttaagaagcagcggatgctttTTTTTCTATAAGAATTCCTTACTTGATTAGTATATTGAGTTTCTACCGCCCGTTTCTTTTTATTCAGGATACACATATAAGCCTTTATTTCACCCCGCAAGactgcttttgccgtttcccaaaacatttctattttattaaaatattccaTATTTCGCTTTAAATAATCCTTCCAACTTTGTCTTAAATAGCATATGAATTTAACATTATAGAGTAAATAgcatgaaaagaaaaatctagttattCCATTCTTAGTGCTATGCTGGGACATAAATGTGAGAGAAATAATCTCATGGTCAGATATTAAGATATCGCTGATGGCCGTACTTAATTTTTGAATAGATAGGGATTCTGATATTAAAAATAGATCAATTctagaaaatgttttaaaagcttTAGATTCGCAGGTATATGCCTGCAAGTCAGGGTCTCCAAATGTCCACTAGTTTAAGATTatggcacatttttttttaatttttagcagTTCTATTGCTTTAAGATCCCAAACAAACACAGCTTAAAGCTAGTCCCAGTCAGGGACGCTTGACGCGTCCCTGTGACTTATACTTGTACTAGTATACCATTGGACTCCCAAATAAAATTATCCCAATAAGTTTGGATTGGGATAGAAATGAAATCATAGAGGACTCCAGAAATAGTCTGAAGAATCCACGGGTCTGAGGTTATTAGAAGCCAATTTGGAAGAAAATGAGCTAGACGACCACCCATCTTTTTTAGGGAAAAAGGAGAAAGAAGAGGAATTACCTGATCGGGGTTCTAAAGTGGTCTCTTGATCTTGGACCTCTTGGCCAGAAGCATGGTCTTGTGGGGAAGAAAGAAGCTGCAAATTGTTGTTGTTATTGCTGTTGCTGCTGGAAATACTCAGAAAGAGGAGGTATTGGTGCTCTCTGGACTGTTTATGGTCGTTATGagcatgctgattggctgatacctCCTGCTGCTTCCATGGAACTTTCCTCATTGGTTCTTTTGTTTTCCATGATGTTTCACTTGTTATGTGTACTATATCTAACTTTATATACTTTTAATAGCTGTCAGAGCACTAAAttgaaagtaatgcaaaatatgagtctctggacTTGTAGTAAAATCTATTTtccatacctttaaagggacattaaacactaaatacatgctagatagaatgatgcattcaaagaaaaaattagtccatgactaacatgtagatgtattttttaaagtttcattagttgtttaaaaagtgacaaaataagtgtaaagttttagtttctataaaacactgggagctgccatgttgtaacttgtgttaccttctctgctgtggccaattagagatcgttatacataggtcactagagtgtgcagccaatggttgtgctggatttaacagtgttctgcacttccatttctaacaggaactgaaaagctcacaatttcagaatggaattacaggcaaagtggacaaaataaataatgaaagtatattgcagagttgttttagatatacaatttatcattttatattaccatctcaaagtgtttaatgtccctttaacttcattccTACTTATTGCACAAGTTTGCATAAACATTGGCTACATGCAGGAATGCTTAGCAAGGGTGAGGCAAGGCTAGTGTGTTGATATCTATTAGTCAGTTTACTACCGGCAATGTAAGTCACTCAGGGTGGATGGGAAGGGATTTAATAAACTTGAGGAAGCCGTCTGCTTTTGGAGAAACATACATTGAAGACTTTTGAGGCTATGTCACAGGGAGTAGTTTTCAAAACACTAGGAACTTGGTGTGATAACATTTGAACAAGTATTTGCAACTTACAAATGTGTTTTTAACACTGAGTCACATTGCCTGCTTGTTTTTAATATgttaataatttaacatttttaaatatgttgtAATAAATGTGACAGAAGTTCCTGCCACACAgtgattttttatttaattgatcCTGATGCTTAGAGCTAGTGTAGCTATCTAAAGTGTGAATACATGAGTATATCAGCAAAGCACAGCCATTTTAAAGCAATATTacactatatatgtgtgttgttTTCTTTGAGGAAACTACAAATCTACAGGATAGTTGATTGCACAGACACTTAAAGGGAAAGGACTATGGTTCACTATATAAATTGGTTATATAAGTATGGGGCCGATTGGTGTGCACATACACCTTCCTAAGCTCAAACTGGAGGATAGCTACAAGCTGAAGTCAGACCTGGCTGCCACGGGAATGGCAGACATTTTTGATGCAGGCAAGGCAGACCTTTCAGGAATGTCTGGATCAAGCAACCTGTTTTTATCTGaaaaaacaagtaaattggaaaggcttTTTTAAAGGACTAAACATTTAAACAATGGATAAAATATTTGTTATTGAAAGTCtaattattgcaatatatattcattattttgctTCCTCTAGCtgtaaaacacatttgaaaatgtgTGATTTTTCCACTTTCTACCAGGGTGTGGTTTGatactgttatctaattttctgtgAACTACAATTCACCTCACTTTCCTCTCTCACGTTGTCTCTAGTCACATGCATGATAGGAAGGATATAAGGTAATTTAGGTgtaaataatattgcatatttattaatatatatcatacttgccaactgtcccgtttttgccgggacagtcccggaatttgggaccggGTCCCGggcatttaaatgtcccggactgtcccggcaagaGTAGCAGGCAGCTGCAGCGCTTTTGAGTTATCTAGCGCAATCCCGTGTGTTTGCCACTCTGAGCTCCATCTCCTTTGAATTTTTCATTATCGCGCTGTCAGCACTGCGACGAGCACACCAGTGACGTCACCAGGCATCTCACGTGACCACCCCGCATTGCCGCTCACtagagcagtgcactactgagcctTCCAACACACGCGGCAGCAGGAGGACACTGTCTGACAGAGCTGAGTCTGAGCTGAGAGTGTCTGTGTTGCACACCCTAAAAAAAATCATCTGCCTGACTTAGTATAGAGACAGCCGATCTGGACGAGGTGAGACTCAGCCCTAAATGAACCggctgcaataaaaagttttagcCAACTGTTGATACACCATGAATCAccaatgaattatttaaaaatattaataaaacaaatattctgtGACTTTTGACTACTTGTCAGACTTAGTCTGTTATGCTAGAAAAAAGGTTAATAAAAAATGACAAATTGTAAACTAACTGTGTTAGTAACAGAACCAGCAGCAGGTAGATATTAATTCCCAAATCTGAGgggtaattaaaaaaatgaagtaaattaattAATACCCCTGATAtcagcaaatgatctgccactgttatatacagtttatttgttatatctgctggtacagatatttttcagtaaagcttcttaattttttaattaccctggcttatattagcaaatgatctgccactgttatatacagtttatttgttattatctgttggttctgtaagtacagatattttgcagtaaagcttctgaagctttactacaaaatatcagtacttacagaaccaacataTTAGATAATGactaataaactgtatataacagtggcagatttatatatatatatatatatatatatatatatatatatatatatatatatatatatatatcagccccaTAACAAATaggcggagctaaattatgctaattatgtaggTTTGGTAAAGTGGGCGgtactttagggcagggggtgtggtaaaacaTTTCATGcaagtaattgatagctgcaaagtgtccctggaaatttttttcaaatgttggcaactatgatatatttatatttagctagcAGAGGAGATTAGAAAGGGATATATGTCTATGTGTTTAACTGCATCatgtttaatacattattataaatgAACTAAGTGCAATCAGAAACAAACCACATTTTTTAGCTGAACATGTGCAAATAGTCCTTGtaatatatgtgtttgtgattgttTAGCAATGGTCTTTTTGTTCTTGGAGACAGGGAAATCggtgaaaagaaaaaaacctaCAACAATATTCTCATTTTACAAGTTAAAGTCGCATTATacattgcaaaattcttctcagatatgaaggtacattatcagtctaaagtttaattttgactcccattgtccctttcttcttttttatattcTGACCCTGTCCACAATTCCCCCAAACTTATGACCTTATTAAAATGCTAGATTGAAAcagatttgattttgttttttttaatataaataaatgaaattgTGATTTTTCTGCTTAATGACAGGTTGAAAAAGAGCTCACTCTTGAGAAGTTCCAGGAATGGACCCGACCAGAGAACATGGGGCCGATTGATGTGCACGTACACCTTCCTAAGTTCAAACTGGAGGATAGCTACAAGCTGAAGTCAGACCTGGCTGCCATGGGAATGGCAGATATTTTTGATGCGGGCAAGGCAGACCTTTCAGGAATGTCTGGATCAAGCAACCTGTTTTTATCTGAAATTGTGCACAAGTCCTTTGTGGAGGTGAATGAAGAAGGCACTGAAGCCACTGCTGCCACCGCTGGTATTGCAGTGTTCTGCATGCTAAGGGAAGAAGAATTTAACGCTGATCACCCATTTTTATTCTTCATTCGTCACAATGCAACCAAAAACATTCTTTTCTTTGGCAGATATTCCTCCCCGTAGATGAACAGGAAAGTTAAAATAATCTGTGTTTATCACAATAAAAAAACATGATAATAAAATACTTTTGTAACAAAGTGAATGTGgaacatcaataaaaaatattgggGGTTAACTCATTGTAAGATTTATACATTGTAGATTCCACTAGTATCTGTGGTATACTTTC
This region includes:
- the LOC128660698 gene encoding leukocyte elastase inhibitor translates to MDALTSACTHFCLDLFTKLNEQNPAGNVFFSPVSISAALAMIFLGAKGKTAEQVSKTLHFDGVKDLHPNFQALNAEINKKGASSFVLNLANRLFGEKTFGFLPEFLHSVQKQYKADLGTVDFVSAAEDARKEINQWVSEQTKGKIPEILSEGSVDTTTRLVLVNAIYFKGDWAEKFNTGETKEMPFHLSKNEQKPVKMMYQMKKFPFTYIPEINCRILELPYVGHELSMIIMLPDSIKDNTTGLQQVEKELTLEKFQEWTRPENMGPIDVHVHLPKFKLEDSYKLKSDLAAMGMADIFDAGKADLSGMSGSSNLFLSEIVHKSFVEVNEEGTEATAATAGIAVFCMLREEEFNADHPFLFFIRHNATKNILFFGRYSSP